One region of Hoeflea sp. 108 genomic DNA includes:
- the der gene encoding ribosome biogenesis GTPase Der, giving the protein MAFKIAIIGRPNVGKSTLFNRLVGKKIALVDDTPGVTRDRRVHAAKLYDLAFDVIDTAGFEDAGAATLQGRMRQQTEIAIKEADLIFFMVDAKTGLTPDDRTFVEIVRRSGKPTVLVANKSEARGAQGGALEAWELGMGEPVQISAEHGIGMPDLRDAVVEALGHERVFEDDGDDEAELVAESDVLIGEDIADPDAEDVNAYDETKPLRIAVVGRPNAGKSTLINALIGEERLLTGPEAGITRDSISVDWDWKGRGIKLFDTAGMRRKAKVQEKLEKLSVQDGLRAIRFAEIVIIVLDATIPFEKQDLQIADLIIREGRAPVIAFNKWDLIDNPQEALAELREKTERLLPQVRGLQAVPVSAETGRSLDKLMDAVLRTHRVWNSRVSTGKLNRWLEGIIAHHPPPAVAGRRLKVKYITQVKTRPPGFVVSCSRPDAMPQSYVRYLTNNLRDAFEMPGVPIRMALRTSDNPFAGRAKKKK; this is encoded by the coding sequence ATGGCATTCAAGATCGCCATAATCGGCCGACCCAACGTCGGCAAATCCACGCTTTTCAACCGGCTGGTCGGAAAGAAGATCGCGCTTGTCGACGACACGCCTGGTGTGACGCGTGACCGCCGCGTCCATGCGGCAAAGCTCTACGACCTCGCCTTCGACGTCATCGACACGGCAGGCTTCGAGGATGCGGGCGCCGCCACGCTGCAGGGGCGCATGCGCCAGCAGACCGAGATCGCCATCAAGGAAGCCGATCTGATCTTCTTTATGGTCGATGCCAAGACCGGCCTGACCCCCGATGATCGCACCTTCGTCGAGATCGTGCGCCGTTCCGGCAAGCCGACCGTACTCGTCGCCAACAAGTCCGAGGCACGCGGCGCCCAGGGCGGCGCGCTTGAGGCCTGGGAACTCGGCATGGGCGAGCCCGTGCAGATTTCGGCCGAGCATGGCATCGGCATGCCCGATTTGCGCGACGCCGTTGTCGAAGCGCTCGGGCACGAGCGCGTCTTCGAGGACGACGGTGACGACGAAGCCGAACTCGTTGCCGAAAGCGACGTGCTGATCGGCGAGGACATCGCCGACCCCGACGCCGAAGACGTCAATGCCTATGACGAGACCAAGCCGCTGCGTATCGCAGTCGTCGGCCGTCCGAATGCCGGCAAGTCGACACTTATCAATGCGCTGATTGGCGAGGAACGCCTGCTCACGGGCCCCGAGGCCGGCATCACTCGCGATTCGATATCGGTCGACTGGGACTGGAAGGGCCGCGGCATCAAGCTGTTCGACACGGCCGGCATGCGTCGCAAGGCCAAGGTGCAGGAGAAGCTGGAGAAGCTCTCCGTTCAGGACGGCCTGCGCGCCATCCGCTTCGCCGAGATCGTCATCATCGTGCTCGATGCGACGATCCCGTTCGAGAAGCAGGACCTGCAGATCGCCGACCTCATCATCCGCGAGGGCAGGGCCCCGGTCATCGCCTTCAATAAGTGGGATCTGATCGACAATCCGCAGGAAGCGCTCGCCGAGCTGCGCGAAAAGACCGAGCGGCTGTTGCCGCAGGTGCGGGGCTTGCAGGCCGTGCCCGTGTCGGCCGAAACCGGCCGTAGCCTCGACAAGCTGATGGATGCGGTCCTGCGCACCCACCGCGTCTGGAACAGTCGCGTCTCGACCGGCAAGCTCAACCGCTGGCTGGAGGGCATCATCGCCCACCACCCGCCGCCCGCTGTCGCCGGCCGCAGGCTCAAGGTCAAGTACATCACCCAGGTGAAGACCCGACCGCCGGGCTTTGTCGTCTCATGTTCGCGCCCAGATGCCATGCCGCAATCTTATGTGCGCTATCTGACCAACAATCTGCGCGACGCCTTCGAGATGCCCGGCGTGCCGATCCGCATGGCGCTGCGCACATCCGACAACCCGTTCGCGGGACGCGCAAAGAAGAAGAAATGA
- a CDS encoding F0F1 ATP synthase subunit B, with product MFVTPGYAEEVAPAAGDAHTTDAGAAQAHTEAAGGHGGGVFPPFDSTTYPSQILWLAITFGLFYLFLKNVVLPRVGGTLEVRRDRIAGDLDQAARMKSEADAAVAAYEQELAQAKGKANSIGQEARDAAKAEAEGKRKEVEAGLEQKLAAAEARIATIKANAMKEVGTIAEDTAQAIVQALGAGKVEKADIAAAVKAAGK from the coding sequence ATGTTTGTGACACCGGGTTACGCCGAGGAAGTAGCGCCTGCGGCGGGAGATGCTCACACCACTGATGCCGGTGCCGCTCAGGCGCACACGGAAGCAGCTGGTGGGCACGGCGGCGGCGTTTTTCCGCCATTCGATTCTACGACCTATCCGTCGCAGATCCTTTGGCTCGCCATCACTTTCGGCCTGTTCTACCTCTTCCTGAAGAACGTCGTTCTGCCGCGTGTCGGCGGTACGCTGGAAGTTCGCCGTGATCGCATCGCCGGCGACCTCGATCAGGCCGCGCGGATGAAGTCCGAGGCGGACGCAGCGGTTGCTGCCTACGAGCAGGAACTGGCCCAGGCCAAGGGTAAGGCCAATTCCATTGGCCAGGAGGCCCGCGACGCGGCCAAGGCCGAAGCTGAAGGCAAGCGCAAGGAAGTCGAGGCCGGTCTCGAGCAGAAGCTCGCTGCCGCCGAGGCGCGCATCGCCACCATCAAGGCCAACGCCATGAAGGAAGTGGGCACCATCGCCGAGGACACCGCCCAGGCGATCGTCCAGGCGCTTGGCGCAGGCAAGGTCGAAAAGGCCGACATCGCCGCTGCCGTCAAGGCCGCAGGCAAGTAG
- a CDS encoding F0F1 ATP synthase subunit A translates to MANDPIHQFQISKLIPIEVGGLDFSFTNSAAFMVATVVVASAFLFLTTTSRGLVPGRLQSVSEMSYEFVASMLRDAAGSQGMRFFPFVFSLFMFVLVANMLGLFPYFFTVTSQIIVTFALALLVIGTVIVYGFAKHGFGFLKLFVPSGIPGLLVPLVVIIEVISFLSRPVSLSVRLFANMLAGHITLKVFAGFVTSLSAMGAVGIAGSVLPLFMTVAITGLEVLVAFLQAYVFAVLTCMYLNDAVHPGH, encoded by the coding sequence GTGGCCAACGATCCTATCCATCAGTTTCAGATTTCGAAATTGATTCCGATTGAGGTCGGAGGTCTCGACTTCTCCTTCACCAATTCGGCCGCTTTCATGGTTGCCACCGTCGTGGTCGCCAGCGCCTTCCTGTTCCTGACGACCACCAGCCGTGGCCTCGTTCCCGGCCGCCTGCAGTCGGTCTCGGAAATGAGTTATGAATTCGTGGCGTCGATGCTGAGAGATGCCGCGGGCTCCCAGGGCATGCGCTTCTTCCCGTTCGTCTTCTCGCTGTTCATGTTCGTGCTCGTTGCCAACATGCTCGGCCTGTTCCCTTACTTCTTCACCGTCACCAGCCAGATCATCGTCACTTTCGCGCTGGCGCTGCTGGTGATTGGTACCGTCATTGTCTACGGTTTCGCCAAGCATGGCTTCGGCTTCCTCAAGCTGTTCGTGCCGAGCGGCATTCCGGGCCTGCTGGTGCCGCTGGTCGTCATCATCGAAGTGATCTCGTTCCTGTCGCGTCCGGTCAGCCTCTCGGTTCGTCTGTTCGCCAACATGCTGGCCGGTCACATCACGCTGAAGGTCTTCGCCGGTTTCGTTACCTCACTGAGCGCCATGGGCGCCGTGGGTATCGCCGGCTCGGTCTTGCCGCTGTTCATGACCGTTGCAATCACCGGTCTCGAAGTGCTGGTCGCGTTCCTGCAAGCCTATGTCTTCGCAGTTCTGACCTGCATGTACCTCAACGACGCTGTCCATCCCGGACACTGA
- a CDS encoding F0F1 ATP synthase subunit B gives MDATFWATVALFLFVALIVYLKVPGMLAKSLDGRADRIRAELEDARKLREEAQQLLAEYQRKRKEAEKEAAEIVEIAKREAGLLAEEAHAKTEEYVARRTALAEQKIGQAEQEAINEVRANAVDLAVEAARQILGSKFDAKTSTDRFKSSVQEVKAKLN, from the coding sequence ATGGACGCTACATTCTGGGCAACAGTCGCTCTGTTTCTCTTCGTTGCGCTGATCGTGTACCTGAAGGTGCCCGGCATGCTGGCGAAATCTCTCGACGGCCGTGCGGATCGCATCCGCGCCGAACTCGAGGATGCACGCAAGCTGCGTGAAGAAGCGCAGCAGCTGCTGGCCGAGTACCAGCGCAAGCGCAAGGAAGCGGAAAAGGAAGCAGCCGAAATCGTCGAGATCGCCAAGCGTGAAGCTGGCCTGCTCGCCGAAGAGGCGCATGCCAAGACCGAAGAATATGTCGCGCGCCGCACCGCGCTCGCCGAGCAGAAGATCGGCCAGGCAGAGCAGGAAGCGATCAACGAAGTCCGCGCCAACGCAGTGGACCTCGCCGTCGAAGCCGCCCGCCAGATTCTGGGCAGCAAGTTCGACGCCAAGACCAGCACCGACCGCTTTAAGAGCTCGGTCCAGGAAGTGAAGGCCAAGCTCAACTAA
- a CDS encoding cell wall hydrolase produces MHRPVESRRPAAAREGKRSFLAPAIVGLGIWLGFPTVAAYQDMTSFVSGLEGQNARWSSYVERAAAGSVHAAEMPFLDGIVTGPMSGSGMKISGVGTVAFRGKIGAASKLPDEDRVVRVDKRSRVVEVTPVAPPRNFTAGSVFQRTSSLLLRPSADSGMKLTFAKPEIKGKEVEIAAAFHVKETKKRDRDVPSMLASLVTSDKADILATAYAPAEPDYAKASPFEALLRDDDQASGRFIPPMGKGDHSWLQNPLPASVFSKAEQTCLANAIYFEAQSEPLRGQAAVAQVVLNRVRNPTYPGSICGVVYQNDGWFNRCQFSFACDGIKDRVTSPTHYKIAQDVAMAVTAGKIFLPEIGSSTHYYANYVNPGWARGMKRMTKIGLHIFYRTYGGGWS; encoded by the coding sequence GTGCATCGACCAGTTGAGTCGCGGCGGCCTGCCGCCGCCCGCGAGGGAAAGCGTTCGTTCCTGGCACCCGCCATCGTCGGCCTCGGGATCTGGCTCGGCTTCCCCACCGTTGCCGCTTATCAGGACATGACCAGCTTCGTTTCCGGCCTCGAGGGCCAGAACGCCCGCTGGAGTTCTTATGTCGAGCGCGCTGCCGCCGGTTCAGTGCATGCGGCCGAAATGCCTTTCCTCGATGGCATCGTCACCGGCCCGATGTCGGGCTCCGGCATGAAGATTTCAGGCGTCGGAACGGTCGCCTTCCGTGGCAAGATCGGCGCTGCTTCCAAGCTGCCCGACGAGGACCGGGTCGTGCGCGTCGACAAGCGCAGCCGCGTCGTCGAGGTGACCCCGGTTGCGCCACCCAGGAACTTTACCGCCGGTTCGGTGTTCCAGCGCACCAGTTCCTTGCTCCTGCGCCCCTCCGCCGATAGCGGCATGAAGCTGACCTTTGCCAAGCCCGAGATCAAGGGCAAGGAGGTCGAGATCGCCGCGGCCTTCCACGTCAAGGAGACGAAGAAGCGCGATCGCGACGTGCCTTCTATGCTTGCTTCTTTGGTCACCAGCGACAAAGCCGACATTCTCGCCACCGCCTATGCCCCGGCCGAGCCAGACTATGCCAAGGCGTCGCCCTTCGAGGCGTTGCTGCGCGACGACGACCAGGCGTCGGGCCGTTTCATCCCACCGATGGGCAAGGGTGACCACTCCTGGCTGCAGAACCCGCTGCCGGCGAGCGTCTTCTCCAAGGCCGAACAGACCTGCCTGGCCAACGCCATCTATTTCGAGGCCCAGAGCGAGCCGCTGCGCGGCCAGGCAGCCGTTGCCCAGGTCGTGCTCAACCGCGTGCGCAATCCGACCTATCCCGGCAGCATCTGCGGCGTGGTCTACCAGAACGACGGCTGGTTCAACCGCTGCCAGTTCTCCTTTGCCTGCGACGGCATCAAGGACCGCGTCACCAGCCCGACGCACTACAAGATCGCCCAGGATGTGGCCATGGCCGTGACCGCCGGAAAGATCTTCCTGCCGGAGATCGGCTCGTCGACCCATTATTACGCCAACTACGTCAATCCGGGGTGGGCGAGGGGCATGAAGCGGATGACCAAAATCGGTCTCCACATCTTCTACCGCACTTATGGCGGTGGCTGGAGCTGA
- a CDS encoding F0F1 ATP synthase subunit C, with product MDAEAAKYLGAGLACFGMAGTALGLGNIFGSYLSGALRNPSAADGQFGRLVFGFAVTEALGIFSLLIALLLLFA from the coding sequence ATGGACGCAGAAGCAGCAAAGTATCTCGGCGCCGGTCTGGCTTGTTTCGGCATGGCTGGTACGGCCCTCGGCCTCGGCAATATCTTCGGCAGCTACCTCTCGGGCGCCCTGCGCAACCCGTCGGCTGCTGACGGCCAGTTCGGCCGCCTGGTGTTCGGCTTCGCCGTGACCGAAGCTCTGGGCATCTTCTCGCTGCTCATCGCCCTGCTGCTGCTCTTCGCATAA
- a CDS encoding tetratricopeptide repeat protein, whose product MSDDSFFREVNEEIRQEQARALWDRYGPAAIVLAVLVVIGTGLFVAWEYWVETKANASGDQFSQALTLANSGKTDEALVAFEALEKDGYGAYPLLARMRAATVLADKGDFKGAVAGFDEVAADTAIPAVIRDMARLRAALLLVDHGTYAEVSSRVETLTADTNPLRHSAREALGLSAWKEGKFTDAMKLFEQISNDEVAPRNARQRANVMAELIRGSGNGS is encoded by the coding sequence ATGTCGGACGACAGCTTTTTCCGCGAAGTAAACGAGGAAATTCGCCAGGAGCAGGCCAGGGCCCTGTGGGACCGTTATGGCCCCGCGGCGATCGTGCTCGCCGTTCTGGTGGTCATCGGCACTGGGCTGTTCGTCGCCTGGGAATATTGGGTCGAGACCAAGGCCAACGCCTCGGGCGACCAGTTCTCGCAGGCGCTGACGCTCGCCAATTCGGGCAAGACTGACGAGGCGCTGGTTGCGTTCGAGGCGCTGGAAAAGGATGGCTACGGCGCTTATCCGTTGCTCGCCCGTATGCGTGCCGCCACCGTTCTCGCAGACAAGGGCGACTTCAAGGGCGCGGTCGCGGGTTTCGATGAAGTGGCCGCCGACACTGCCATTCCTGCCGTCATCCGCGACATGGCCCGCCTGCGCGCGGCACTCCTGCTCGTCGACCACGGTACCTATGCCGAGGTGTCGAGCCGCGTCGAGACGCTGACCGCCGACACCAATCCGCTGCGCCATTCGGCACGCGAGGCGCTTGGCCTCTCGGCCTGGAAGGAAGGCAAGTTCACCGACGCGATGAAGCTGTTCGAACAGATTTCCAACGACGAAGTCGCGCCGCGCAACGCGCGTCAGCGTGCCAATGTCATGGCCGAACTGATCCGCGGTTCGGGCAACGGATCGTAA
- a CDS encoding AtpZ/AtpI family protein — protein sequence MAKPTRPGETGNTRPENRAENDIRDNELERRRRDLEASLAARRPQRDEGDEGTESKGTTGYGQALKLSSEFIAGVAVGVGLGWFVDRFAGTSPWGLIVFLLLGFGAGVLNVLRSAGLVTDAGIRPPDGRSDDQGKK from the coding sequence ATGGCCAAGCCAACAAGGCCAGGCGAAACTGGAAACACCCGGCCTGAAAATCGAGCCGAAAACGACATTCGCGACAACGAACTCGAGCGCCGCAGGCGCGATCTTGAAGCCTCGTTGGCAGCAAGGCGCCCACAGCGTGACGAGGGGGATGAAGGTACAGAGTCGAAAGGTACGACTGGCTACGGTCAGGCACTCAAGCTGTCGAGCGAGTTCATCGCCGGTGTAGCTGTAGGTGTGGGGCTTGGTTGGTTTGTCGATCGGTTCGCAGGCACGTCGCCCTGGGGGTTGATCGTGTTCCTGCTTCTCGGCTTTGGCGCCGGTGTACTGAATGTCCTGCGTTCGGCAGGGCTTGTTACAGATGCTGGCATCAGGCCGCCGGACGGGCGGTCGGACGACCAGGGCAAGAAGTAA